In the Methanomicrobiales archaeon genome, one interval contains:
- a CDS encoding DUF2080 family transposase-associated protein → MTTRKTVTTTHSRYTVDGAASEKLIKLMEAPYEQTVSVCDLETGEEIPRPDRYEIVGYEALERVPRHYSGQSSATLYLPLEWANKRVKVVRIDP, encoded by the coding sequence ATGACAACCCGCAAAACGGTAACTACTACCCACTCCCGGTACACTGTAGATGGGGCAGCGTCGGAAAAGTTGATCAAACTCATGGAGGCACCATACGAGCAGACCGTCTCAGTATGTGACTTGGAGACTGGGGAGGAGATCCCGCGTCCAGACCGCTACGAGATCGTAGGCTACGAGGCCCTGGAGCGCGTCCCGCGGCACTACTCCGGGCAGAGCAGCGCGACACTCTACCTGCCGCTGGAGTGGGCAAACAAGAGGGTCAAGGTTGTGAGGATCGACCCGTGA